TGAACCTGATCGATCTGGATATCGGCGAAGAGTGGGACCTCGTCGTTGGCTTTGAGGAATTGCGACATTTCGAATTCGAACTGGATCTTGGCTACTTCGAGCCGGGCGATGCGTTTCTGGGGCCTACAGACTCTTCCGCGGTGGTCCGCCTGAAGCTGAAGTACCTGTTCTGAGGAGAATCCATGAATCTCTCAATCCTAATACTACTACCGGCATTACTCTTGCTGGCTATTGCCGGGGCGACTCATGCAACCGTCGTGAGCGGCCAGGTCACCCAGGCCGGTGGTAGCGGAATCGCCAACGTCGACCTCGACTTCATAGATCGCGACACCAACGAAAGTCTTCCGCTCACGAATGACGACACCGACGTACTGGGCTTTTATGCCGTCAGCGTGCCTCCCGGTGATTATGACATCCGTTTCAAGCCCGCGGCTGGCGTGCGCTTCGTCCCCGTCGAGTTGCGTAACGAACGAGTCGAGGGGGGCTCCATCACTATCAATCAGCAGCTTCAGAGCGGTTGGTTCGTCAGCGGACGAGTTCTGGATCAGGGTTTGATTCCGGTGACTTCGCTGGACATTGATGTGATCGACACGATCGACGACGGACCGCTCTACGTCACACCGGACAATACCGATCAGTCGGGAAATTTTTCTTTCGTCGTGCCCACAACGAATATTGATATCGAATTTGAGCCGACCATCGGAACGGGGCTTGTTGCGAAGCTGATGCGTGGACTTTGGATCTCGACAGATACGAATATCGGGGATGTCACACTTGTGCAAGGCGTGCACCTCAGCGGGCTGGTCCATGACAGCCTGGGATCACCGATTGAGGCGGTGCAGGTGCAAACTCTCGACCCACTCGATGGCACGGAAATCTTCAATATTCGCAACAATACCGATCCCGTCGGTAACTACGACCTTGTCGTGGCGCCGGGCAACCTCGATCTGTTGTTGATCCCACCGCGGGGCGCCACGGTACAGCCGCGTTTCGTCGCCGGTATCGTGGATCTGAATGCAGACCGCTTCTTACCGACGATCGTTCTTGACGTTGGCTCACTGGCAACCGGCCTCGTCACCGCCGCGGGATCGCCGGTGGAGTCGATTGACCTGGACTTCGAGTCCACTCTTTCCGGGAGCGAAGCGTTCACGCCAAGAGACAATACCGACGCCGATGGTCTATACGCTATCGCTGTTCCGGCGGGGATCTACGATATCGAATTTAGTCCGCCATCTCCCACCGGACTTGCTCCGACAAGACTATCTGGCGTCGACTTAACGACAAGCGCGGTTCTACCGACGGTACAACTCCAGCCCGCGCACACGGTGAGTGGCGTCGTGCAGAATGGTTCTGCGGTCGGGTTGGTTGGTTTAGATCTCGACTTCCTGGCAATTCCCGGTGGCAACGAAGCGCCAGTCTCATTGGACACGACAGGCATTTCGGGAATGTTTGCTTCGGTCATCGCAGCGGGTACCTACGATGTGCGAGTCAATCCCATCGCCGGATCTGGTCTAGGACAGACCACGATCGCGAACGTAGTTGTCGCTGGCTCGGTCGACCTGGGCACAATCACGCTGCCGGCAGCAACGAACGCTTCCCCGCTGTCGGTGACTCCGAACCTGGGCAGTACAGTCGGCGGAACGACGGTCACCGTCAGTGGCAGCAACTTTGCGCCGGGGGTCAAGGTGTCCGTAGGCGGTCAATCATTGACGGAAATCGTTCTATTAAACAGTACAGCCGTGACGGGTGTGACTCCTCCGCACCCCGTTGCGACCGTCGATCTGACCGTCACCAATCCCGGCTCGACGACCATGGCTCTCCATGCCGGGTTTTCATTCACTCAGGTATTGGAAGATCCGCTCCTCGTGGTCTCGCGAATCGGGCCAC
This genomic interval from Acidobacteriota bacterium contains the following:
- a CDS encoding IPT/TIG domain-containing protein, with the translated sequence MNLSILILLPALLLLAIAGATHATVVSGQVTQAGGSGIANVDLDFIDRDTNESLPLTNDDTDVLGFYAVSVPPGDYDIRFKPAAGVRFVPVELRNERVEGGSITINQQLQSGWFVSGRVLDQGLIPVTSLDIDVIDTIDDGPLYVTPDNTDQSGNFSFVVPTTNIDIEFEPTIGTGLVAKLMRGLWISTDTNIGDVTLVQGVHLSGLVHDSLGSPIEAVQVQTLDPLDGTEIFNIRNNTDPVGNYDLVVAPGNLDLLLIPPRGATVQPRFVAGIVDLNADRFLPTIVLDVGSLATGLVTAAGSPVESIDLDFESTLSGSEAFTPRDNTDADGLYAIAVPAGIYDIEFSPPSPTGLAPTRLSGVDLTTSAVLPTVQLQPAHTVSGVVQNGSAVGLVGLDLDFLAIPGGNEAPVSLDTTGISGMFASVIAAGTYDVRVNPIAGSGLGQTTIANVVVAGSVDLGTITLPAATNASPLSVTPNLGSTVGGTTVTVSGSNFAPGVKVSVGGQSLTEIVLLNSTAVTGVTPPHPVATVDLTVTNPGSTTMALHAGFSFTQVLEDPLLVVSRIGPLLTDIQLTWSNTGRPTYTIFRSTNPGIYSDAEVLDKRTDFSLRDDGAAAPNAPNLLFYEVQ